A single Trachemys scripta elegans isolate TJP31775 chromosome 20, CAS_Tse_1.0, whole genome shotgun sequence DNA region contains:
- the ZBTB8B gene encoding zinc finger and BTB domain-containing protein 8B yields MEMQSYYTKLLGELNEQRKRDFFCDCSIIVEGRIFKAHKNILFANSGYFRALLIHYIQDSGRHSTASLDIVTSEAFSVILDFLYSGKLDLCGENVIEVMSAASYLQMTDVVNFCKTYIRSSLDICRKIEREAAFYQADSGSSSSVREGTSYGTKSQCSASVSSLQEKERISDCQRDPPCGECSSCHPMELVVRDPVSSDSPDDINSSLPKGVVEPKVEFDSDEVEVEVGERLQQYPTPLSLEQMEEGLHSGQAMDLACNNYHMKQFLEALLRSSAAQRKDDVVHHFVRGFEGRPEDAGVAMSSMMDIHSDWYGEDTGDVLVVPIKLHKCPFCPYTAKQKGILKRHIRSHTGERPYPCETCGKRFTRQEHLRSHALSVHRSNKPIICKGCRRTFTSSLSQGLRRFGLCDSCTCVTTTHEDSMPINLSLMEPSSEGQEKGDTDNDWPIYVESGEENDPADDDDADDKQEIHRSLSDREALM; encoded by the exons TCAATGAGCAAagaaagagggattttttttgtgACTGCAGTATTATTGTGGAAGGCAGGATCTTCAAAGCTCACAAGAACATTCTCTTTGCCAATAGTGGCTACTTCAGAGCCTTATTAATTCATTACATTCAAGACAGTGGGCGACACAGCACTGCTTCTTTGGACATTGTTACTTCAGAGGCCTTCTCCGTCATCCTAGATTTCCTTTATTCAGGGAAGCTGGATCTTTGTGGAGAAAATGTTATTGAAGTCATGTCCGCAGCTAGCTACTTGCAGATGACTGATGTGGTCAATTTTTGCAAAACATACATCAGGTCATCGCTAGATATTTGcagaaaaatagagagagaagcTGCCTTCTATCAGGCTGATAGTGGAAGCTCTAGTTCTGTCAGAGAGGGCACTTCTTATGGTACAAAGAGCCAGTGCTCTGCCTCCGTCTCTTCTCTGCAAGAAAAGGAAAGGATTTCTGATTGTCAGAGAGATCCTCCCTGTGGTGAATGTAGCAGCTGCCACCCAATGGAACTTGTGGTGAGAGACCCTGTAAGCAGTGATTCTCCAGATGACATTAATTCTTCTCTGCCCAAAGGGGTAGTAGAACCAAAAGTAGAATTTGACTCTGATGAAgtggaagtagaagtgggtgaacGACTACAGCAGTATCCAACTCCGTTATCTCTTGAGCAGATGGAAGAGGGGCTGCACAGTGGCCAGGCAATGGACCTAGCCTGCAATAACTATCATATGAAACAGTTCCTGGAGGCCCTGCTACGCAGCAGTGCGGCTCAAAGAAAAGATGATGTGGTTCATCATTTTGTTCGGGGCTTTGAGGGTAGGCCAGAAGATGCAGGGGTGGCCATGAGTTCCATGATGGACATTCACAGCGACTGGTATGGTGAGGATACAG gtgatGTGTTAGTTGTGCCAATCAAGCTCCACAAATGCCCGTTCTGTCCCTACACGGCTAAGCAGAAGGGAATACTAAAACGGCACATTCGCTCTCATACAGGGGAGAGACCCTACCCTTGTGAGACATGTGGCAAACGCTTCACCCGGCAGGAGCACCTTCGGAGTCATGCTCTGAGT GTGCACCGATCAAACAAGCCAATTATCTGCAAGGGTTGCAGAAGAACGTTCACAAGTAGCCTATCGCAGGGATTACGGCGCTTTGGCTTGTGTGACAGCTGCACTTGTGTAACGACTACGCATGAGGATTCAATGCCCATTAACCTCAGTCTGATGGAACCTTCATCAGAAGGTCAAGAAAAGGGTGATACAGACAATGATTGGCCTATATATGTCGAATCTGGTGAGGAAAATGATCcagctgatgatgatgatgctgaTGATAAGCAGGAGATCCATAGAAGCTTATCAGACCGAGAGGCACTTATGTAG